From a region of the Cataglyphis hispanica isolate Lineage 1 chromosome 24, ULB_Chis1_1.0, whole genome shotgun sequence genome:
- the LOC126858080 gene encoding uncharacterized protein LOC126858080, translated as MKRGTKCIAQTINLSNPKTCVRPKVQKLVNADADSCSDPNDRQTTDYWTARPVAVKVCSRKNMQSKCPPKICTTTCLKKPVSNGERSRGIATFLLKGTIAAGLIYWTCAEGLWGDSTQTEDLYYRMISTFSPYNDHPAEPPLEGIRHSMSETYNRALVKYMDIIVGAMLEMHRKLRDILFPCDVTGEGEEAHAKNISDENSAHI; from the exons ATGAAGAGAGGAACCAAGTGTATCGCGCAAACCATTAATCTGTCCAATCCGAAAACATGCGTGAGGCCGAAGGTTCAGAAACTCGTCAATGCAGATGCGGATTCTTGCTCCGATCCTAACGACCGTCAGACGACCGATTACTGGACCGCTAGACCGGTAGCAGTTAAAGTTTGCTCGCGGAAAAATATGCAGAGCAAGTGCCCACCAAAG ATTTGCACAACAACCTGTCTGAAGAAGCCGGTTTCGAACGGCGAACGATCTCGCGGGATCGCGACGTTCCTTTTGAAAGGCACCATCGCCGCCGGTCTTATTTATTGGACTTGCGCGGAGGGTCTTTGGGGCGATAGCACCCAAACGGAGGATCTGTATTACAGAATGATAAGCACGTTTTCTCCTTATAATGATCATCCG GCGGAGCCGCCATTGGAGGGAATAAGACACTCAATGTCAGAAACGTACAATCGCGCGCTGGTGAAATACATGGATATTATCGTCGGTGCGATGCTGGAGATGCATCGAAAGCTGCGAGATATCTTATTCCCGTGCGATGTAACCGGAGAAGGGGAAGAAGCGCACGCGAAGAACATCTCGGACGAGAACTCGGCGCACATATGA